A single Elaeis guineensis isolate ETL-2024a chromosome 15, EG11, whole genome shotgun sequence DNA region contains:
- the LOC105058162 gene encoding FIP1[V]-like protein isoform X3: MDDDDEFGDLYTDVLRFPTPSSAPAPPSPPPQPRSFPSAASASKPLPEPLLSGDGDDDDLISHGASRPKPPAPPPSVPSQTLAPAPDEDGDDDWLLGHAPPAVEPPANWDDEEDEVAPEAPSRDVPEAGERRVLEEDYGDEARVSEFPKKDAEVAEEAGDGDPFLGGGARESMGIGDLDQAPVIPGLSAGPAPPGPFLDMDGGDVKASRSEDWDTDSEDDLQIVLNDNHVPLGGERNDRGGDEDDDDEDGEEDLVIVTDEDQHHHIPAMEEQDWGEEAIQPAGDGERKEMADVAKGNGPAGTAPAARIGYSSHGFSMQHHSTYKYIRPGAVPVSGGPSGGAVGPPGQVRPPLPLGLAAGRGRGDWRPAGGRGIPNAPKSFHSFGGPAWSNGSSVRAFGSGLDFTLPAHKTIFDVDIESFEEKPWRHPGVDISDFFNFGLDEDKWKDYCKQLDQLRLEATMQSKIRVYESGRSEQEYDPDLPPELAAAAGHHDISADNGYHGRADNRQTDFNSQGSGAANIRVPIPTGRAIQVESGYGERQPSIDTRQPRLRDSDAIIEIVLQDSMDDPAMNDGAVEKPEKDLQGEHYKGGHEFEDERHVTSEHDNRNPHSLSGRKREMAGRGPFAPDEDGILPIPSEAHGRHHSNSKSRSPVYSSGSFGGNRDARLARGTSQGRHSSASGEPSNDVVPSQSAHSKRHDDHQKEKLLDSTEVNQTSEVSPAVAGETAGELSIEQKYEHDEKLALADSIDVEGEEITSDFHISSETVCDDNLIYPHKKQKLSSQVEQPAVNDTGDEDELRTSHSDNSRAKTGSSKDYQKRHENGEEVMQDGRSRRMGNISKRREGEEYILRRKDDYGRDARQETDRNRIASKGRENMYHSYGHRDWDPTSAHPVRDRSFERPKESSSSVGVRQRRQDSIQSRRVKDEDIKRERSEETESRHRSKVRASDRNDRDEDLHLKQRMDDGDWRGRNRDGTSRQRERDDILMSRRENLDDSYIRRKKDEEVSRRGKADKEDALHGYRGREDSSRRKRERDDDIDYRRREDGPRLRDKAQDHYSSKHKDDSLRHREREDRQQVKQLHENAPTHRERDEGRRVVRSGRAIQDKGLCRNGRNKDELKTLGSDKDYQDKDRKRYNEQSKRGDRAGEENVSHHKGHGDVHACEKQHNKDERNSRHERLSTHNERPSSASDSQQMYRDRHRENTRKGKDGEANEQNNQSLGRRKHEDHNIHQNDK; encoded by the exons ATGGACGACGACGACGAATTCGGCGATCTCTACACCGATGTCCTCCGCTTCCCCACCCCCTCCTCGGCCCCCGCCCCTCCTTCCCCTCCGCCACAGCCACGCTCCTTCCCCTCCGCCGCCTCCGCCTCCAAACCTCTTCCCGAACCCCTCCTATCCGGCGACGGCGACGATGACGACCTGATCTCCCACGGCGCCTCCCGCCCCAAACCCCCCGCCCCGCCCCCCTCCGTCCCTTCTCAAACCCTAGCCCCCGCCCCCGACGAGGACGGCGATGACGATTGGCTCCTTGGCCACGCGCCCCCCGCCGTAGAGCCTCCGGCGAATTGGGACGACGAGGAAGACGAGGTGGCGCCGGAGGCCCCCTCCCGGGACGTCCCCGAGGCGGGCGAGCGTAGGGTTTTGGAGGAGGATTACGGTGATGAGGCTAGGGTTTCTGAATTCCCCAAGAAGGATGCCGAGGTCGCCGAGGAGGCGGGGGACGGCGATCCGTTCCTCGGAGGTGGGGCTAGAGAGAGTATGGGGATCGGCGATCTGGATCAGGCCCCGGTCATTCCCGGACTCTCGGCTGGTCCGGCCCCTCCGGGACCTTTTCTTGATATGGATGGCGGCGACGTGAAGGCATCGAGGAGCGAAGATTGGGACACTGATAGCGAGGATGATCTGCAGATCGTCCTGAATGACAACCACGTGCCGCTTGGTGGCGAGAGGAATGATCGAGGGGGAGacgaggatgatgatgatgaagatggggAGGAGGATTTGGTCATTGTCACTGATGAAGACCAACATCATCACATCCCGGCCATGGAGGAGCAAGACTGGGGCGAGGAGGCTATCCAACCTGCCGGGGATGGAGAAAGGAAGGAGATGGCGGACGTGGCAAAGGGTAACGGTCCTGCTGGGACCGCTCCTGCCGCGAGGATTGGATATAGCAGTCATGGGTTTTCCATGCAGCATCATTCCACCTACAAG TATATAAGACCTGGTGCTGTACCTGTGTCTGGGGGACCATCTGGTGGTGCTGTAGGTCCTCCTGGTCAGGTTCGTCCTCCTCTTCCCCTGGGCCTCGCTGCTGGTCGAGGGAGAGGGGATTGGAGACCTGCTGGTGGCAGAGGCATTCCAAATGCCCCAAAAAGTTTCCATTCTTTTGGAGGACCTGCTTGGTCCAATGGGTCATCAGTCCGTGCTTTTGGCAGTGGATTAGATTTCACGCTTCCTGCACACAA GACAATTTTTGATGTTGACATTGAAAGCTTCGAGGAAAAACCATGGAGACATCCTGGAGTTGATATTTCAGATTTCTTCAATTTTGGACTTGATGAGGACAAGTGGAAGGATTACTGCAAGCAGCTG GATCAACTTCGTTTGGAGGCTACCATGCAAAGCAAAATCCGTGTTTATGAGAGTGGGCGATCAGAGCAG GAGTATGATCCAGATTTACCTCCTGAACTTGCTGCTGCAGCAGGCCATCATGATATATCTGCTGATAATGGTTATCATGGAAGAGCAGACAATAGACAAACTGATTTTAATAGCCAAGGAAGTGGAGCTGCAAATATACGGGTACCAATA CCAACTGGGAGAGCGATACAGGTTGAAAGCGGTTATGGTGAACGCCAACCTTCTATTGACACGAGGCAACCACGACTTCGTGATTCTGATGCAATTATTGAG ATTGTATTGCAGGACTCGATGGATGATCCAGCAATGAACGATGGTGCCGTAGAGAAGCCTGAGAAGGATCTCCAGGGAGAACATTATAAAGGTGGCCATGAATTTGAAGATGAAAGACATGTTACCTCAGAACATGACAACCGCAATCCCCATAGTTTAAGTGGTAGGAAGAGGGAAATGGCTGGAAGAGGCCCCTTTGCACCTGACGAGGATGGTATCTTACCCATTCCCTCGGAGGCGCATGGTCGTCATCATTCCAATTCGAAATCAAGGAGCCCTGTATATTCTAGTGGATCGTTTGGGGGGAATCGTGATGCAAG GTTGGCTCGAGGGACCTCACAAGGAAGGCACTCCAGTGCAAGTGGTGAACCCTCAAATGATGTAGTTCCTAGCCAAAGTGCCCATTCAAAGAGGCATGATGATCACCAGAAAGAAAAACTGCTTGACAGTACCGAAGTTAACCAGACTTCTGAAGTATCACCTGCAGTTGCAGGTGAAACTGCAGGGGAGCTGAGCATTGAACAAAAGTATGAACATGATGAGAAGCTTGCACTGGCTGATAGCATTGACGTAGAAGGTGAAGAAATCACTTCAGATTTTCACATTTCAAGTGAGACTGTTTGTGATGATAACTTAATTTATCCTCACAAGAAACAAAAGCTAAGTTCACAAGTAGAGCAACCTGCAGTCAATGATACTGGTGATGAAGATGAATTAAGGACCTCACATAGTGACAACAGTAGAGCAAAAACTGGGAGCAGTAAAGATTATCAGAAACGGCATGAAAATGGTGAAGAAGTCATGCAAGATGGACGATCAAGGAGGATGGGCAATATAAGCAAGCGCCGTGAAGGAGAGGAATATATTCTTCGGCGGAAGGATGATTACGGTCGTGATGCTAGACAAGAGACGGACAGAAACCGGATAGCTTCCAAAGGAAGGGAAAATATGTATCACTCTTATGGACATAGGGACTGGGATCCCACTTCTGCACACCCAGTTCGAGATAGAAGTTTTGAGAGGCCAAAGGAGTCAAGTTCTTCTGTTGGTGTTAGGCAAAGGAGACAAGACAGCATCCAGAGCAGAAGGGTTAAAGATGAAGACATAAAGAGGGAGCGTAGTGAGGAAACAGAATCAAGGCACAGGAGTAAGGTTAGGGCAAGTGACAGGAATGACAGAGATGAAGATCTTCATTTGAAACAAAGGATGGATGATGGTGATTGGAGAGGCCGCAATAGAGATGGGACCTCGAGACAGAGGGAGAGGGATGATATTTTGATGAGTCGCCGTGAAAATTTAGATGATTCTTACATCAGAAGAAAGAAGGATGAAGAAGTTTCAAGGAGGGGAAAAGCTGATAAGGAAGATGCCTTGCATGGTTACAGGGGTAGGGAAGATTCCAgccgaagaaaaagagagagggatgaTGACATAGATTACAGGAGAAGAGAGGATGGTCCTCGATTGAGGGACAAGGCTCAGGATCATTATTCTTCCAAACACAAGGATGATAGTTTGCGTCATCGGGAGAGAGAGGACAGGCAGCAGGTTAAGCAACTTCATGAAAATGCACCAACACATCGGGAAAGAGACGAAGGGCGGCGAGTGGTAAGAAGTGGCCGAGCTATACAAGATAAGGGCTTGTGTAGGAATGGTAGAAATAAGGATGAATTGAAAACTCTTGGTTCTGATAAGGATTATCAGGACAAAGATAGAAAGCGGTATAACGAGCAGTCAAAGAGAGGAGACCGTGCTGGGGAGGAGAATGTTTCACATCACAAAGGACATGGTGATGTCCATGCATGTGAAAAACAACACAATAAAGATGAGAGGAACTCAAGGCATGAAAGGCTAAGCACTCATAACGAGCGTCCTTCAAGTGCTTCTGATAGCCAGCAGATGTACAGAGACAGACACAGGGAAAATACAAGAAAAGGTAAAGATGGTGAAGCTAACGAGCAAAATAATCAGTCGCTTGGCAGGAGAAAGCATGAAGATCACAATATCCACCAAAATGACAAG TGA
- the LOC105058162 gene encoding FIP1[V]-like protein isoform X1 — protein MDDDDEFGDLYTDVLRFPTPSSAPAPPSPPPQPRSFPSAASASKPLPEPLLSGDGDDDDLISHGASRPKPPAPPPSVPSQTLAPAPDEDGDDDWLLGHAPPAVEPPANWDDEEDEVAPEAPSRDVPEAGERRVLEEDYGDEARVSEFPKKDAEVAEEAGDGDPFLGGGARESMGIGDLDQAPVIPGLSAGPAPPGPFLDMDGGDVKASRSEDWDTDSEDDLQIVLNDNHVPLGGERNDRGGDEDDDDEDGEEDLVIVTDEDQHHHIPAMEEQDWGEEAIQPAGDGERKEMADVAKGNGPAGTAPAARIGYSSHGFSMQHHSTYKYIRPGAVPVSGGPSGGAVGPPGQVRPPLPLGLAAGRGRGDWRPAGGRGIPNAPKSFHSFGGPAWSNGSSVRAFGSGLDFTLPAHKTIFDVDIESFEEKPWRHPGVDISDFFNFGLDEDKWKDYCKQLDQLRLEATMQSKIRVYESGRSEQEYDPDLPPELAAAAGHHDISADNGYHGRADNRQTDFNSQGSGAANIRPTGRAIQVESGYGERQPSIDTRQPRLRDSDAIIEIVLQDSMDDPAMNDGAVEKPEKDLQGEHYKGGHEFEDERHVTSEHDNRNPHSLSGRKREMAGRGPFAPDEDGILPIPSEAHGRHHSNSKSRSPVYSSGSFGGNRDARLARGTSQGRHSSASGEPSNDVVPSQSAHSKRHDDHQKEKLLDSTEVNQTSEVSPAVAGETAGELSIEQKYEHDEKLALADSIDVEGEEITSDFHISSETVCDDNLIYPHKKQKLSSQVEQPAVNDTGDEDELRTSHSDNSRAKTGSSKDYQKRHENGEEVMQDGRSRRMGNISKRREGEEYILRRKDDYGRDARQETDRNRIASKGRENMYHSYGHRDWDPTSAHPVRDRSFERPKESSSSVGVRQRRQDSIQSRRVKDEDIKRERSEETESRHRSKVRASDRNDRDEDLHLKQRMDDGDWRGRNRDGTSRQRERDDILMSRRENLDDSYIRRKKDEEVSRRGKADKEDALHGYRGREDSSRRKRERDDDIDYRRREDGPRLRDKAQDHYSSKHKDDSLRHREREDRQQVKQLHENAPTHRERDEGRRVVRSGRAIQDKGLCRNGRNKDELKTLGSDKDYQDKDRKRYNEQSKRGDRAGEENVSHHKGHGDVHACEKQHNKDERNSRHERLSTHNERPSSASDSQQMYRDRHRENTRKGKDGEANEQNNQSLGRRKHEDHNIHQNDKVSLKGTNEQESSNFSSATLSKKDHHQIHEQLKVHQLHDSLTKQGEEDLASDDENQQGSRRGRSKLERWTSHKERDYSATQNVQTLSSVSVKEDEVMNADVIQVDELTKTEGNTNAGELEPTSGDVGQTMDKIAEERHLDTMAKLKRRSERFRLPMPGEKETTQSKKVENEVRLTQNEAVADTEVKPERPARKRRWTGS, from the exons ATGGACGACGACGACGAATTCGGCGATCTCTACACCGATGTCCTCCGCTTCCCCACCCCCTCCTCGGCCCCCGCCCCTCCTTCCCCTCCGCCACAGCCACGCTCCTTCCCCTCCGCCGCCTCCGCCTCCAAACCTCTTCCCGAACCCCTCCTATCCGGCGACGGCGACGATGACGACCTGATCTCCCACGGCGCCTCCCGCCCCAAACCCCCCGCCCCGCCCCCCTCCGTCCCTTCTCAAACCCTAGCCCCCGCCCCCGACGAGGACGGCGATGACGATTGGCTCCTTGGCCACGCGCCCCCCGCCGTAGAGCCTCCGGCGAATTGGGACGACGAGGAAGACGAGGTGGCGCCGGAGGCCCCCTCCCGGGACGTCCCCGAGGCGGGCGAGCGTAGGGTTTTGGAGGAGGATTACGGTGATGAGGCTAGGGTTTCTGAATTCCCCAAGAAGGATGCCGAGGTCGCCGAGGAGGCGGGGGACGGCGATCCGTTCCTCGGAGGTGGGGCTAGAGAGAGTATGGGGATCGGCGATCTGGATCAGGCCCCGGTCATTCCCGGACTCTCGGCTGGTCCGGCCCCTCCGGGACCTTTTCTTGATATGGATGGCGGCGACGTGAAGGCATCGAGGAGCGAAGATTGGGACACTGATAGCGAGGATGATCTGCAGATCGTCCTGAATGACAACCACGTGCCGCTTGGTGGCGAGAGGAATGATCGAGGGGGAGacgaggatgatgatgatgaagatggggAGGAGGATTTGGTCATTGTCACTGATGAAGACCAACATCATCACATCCCGGCCATGGAGGAGCAAGACTGGGGCGAGGAGGCTATCCAACCTGCCGGGGATGGAGAAAGGAAGGAGATGGCGGACGTGGCAAAGGGTAACGGTCCTGCTGGGACCGCTCCTGCCGCGAGGATTGGATATAGCAGTCATGGGTTTTCCATGCAGCATCATTCCACCTACAAG TATATAAGACCTGGTGCTGTACCTGTGTCTGGGGGACCATCTGGTGGTGCTGTAGGTCCTCCTGGTCAGGTTCGTCCTCCTCTTCCCCTGGGCCTCGCTGCTGGTCGAGGGAGAGGGGATTGGAGACCTGCTGGTGGCAGAGGCATTCCAAATGCCCCAAAAAGTTTCCATTCTTTTGGAGGACCTGCTTGGTCCAATGGGTCATCAGTCCGTGCTTTTGGCAGTGGATTAGATTTCACGCTTCCTGCACACAA GACAATTTTTGATGTTGACATTGAAAGCTTCGAGGAAAAACCATGGAGACATCCTGGAGTTGATATTTCAGATTTCTTCAATTTTGGACTTGATGAGGACAAGTGGAAGGATTACTGCAAGCAGCTG GATCAACTTCGTTTGGAGGCTACCATGCAAAGCAAAATCCGTGTTTATGAGAGTGGGCGATCAGAGCAG GAGTATGATCCAGATTTACCTCCTGAACTTGCTGCTGCAGCAGGCCATCATGATATATCTGCTGATAATGGTTATCATGGAAGAGCAGACAATAGACAAACTGATTTTAATAGCCAAGGAAGTGGAGCTGCAAATATACGG CCAACTGGGAGAGCGATACAGGTTGAAAGCGGTTATGGTGAACGCCAACCTTCTATTGACACGAGGCAACCACGACTTCGTGATTCTGATGCAATTATTGAG ATTGTATTGCAGGACTCGATGGATGATCCAGCAATGAACGATGGTGCCGTAGAGAAGCCTGAGAAGGATCTCCAGGGAGAACATTATAAAGGTGGCCATGAATTTGAAGATGAAAGACATGTTACCTCAGAACATGACAACCGCAATCCCCATAGTTTAAGTGGTAGGAAGAGGGAAATGGCTGGAAGAGGCCCCTTTGCACCTGACGAGGATGGTATCTTACCCATTCCCTCGGAGGCGCATGGTCGTCATCATTCCAATTCGAAATCAAGGAGCCCTGTATATTCTAGTGGATCGTTTGGGGGGAATCGTGATGCAAG GTTGGCTCGAGGGACCTCACAAGGAAGGCACTCCAGTGCAAGTGGTGAACCCTCAAATGATGTAGTTCCTAGCCAAAGTGCCCATTCAAAGAGGCATGATGATCACCAGAAAGAAAAACTGCTTGACAGTACCGAAGTTAACCAGACTTCTGAAGTATCACCTGCAGTTGCAGGTGAAACTGCAGGGGAGCTGAGCATTGAACAAAAGTATGAACATGATGAGAAGCTTGCACTGGCTGATAGCATTGACGTAGAAGGTGAAGAAATCACTTCAGATTTTCACATTTCAAGTGAGACTGTTTGTGATGATAACTTAATTTATCCTCACAAGAAACAAAAGCTAAGTTCACAAGTAGAGCAACCTGCAGTCAATGATACTGGTGATGAAGATGAATTAAGGACCTCACATAGTGACAACAGTAGAGCAAAAACTGGGAGCAGTAAAGATTATCAGAAACGGCATGAAAATGGTGAAGAAGTCATGCAAGATGGACGATCAAGGAGGATGGGCAATATAAGCAAGCGCCGTGAAGGAGAGGAATATATTCTTCGGCGGAAGGATGATTACGGTCGTGATGCTAGACAAGAGACGGACAGAAACCGGATAGCTTCCAAAGGAAGGGAAAATATGTATCACTCTTATGGACATAGGGACTGGGATCCCACTTCTGCACACCCAGTTCGAGATAGAAGTTTTGAGAGGCCAAAGGAGTCAAGTTCTTCTGTTGGTGTTAGGCAAAGGAGACAAGACAGCATCCAGAGCAGAAGGGTTAAAGATGAAGACATAAAGAGGGAGCGTAGTGAGGAAACAGAATCAAGGCACAGGAGTAAGGTTAGGGCAAGTGACAGGAATGACAGAGATGAAGATCTTCATTTGAAACAAAGGATGGATGATGGTGATTGGAGAGGCCGCAATAGAGATGGGACCTCGAGACAGAGGGAGAGGGATGATATTTTGATGAGTCGCCGTGAAAATTTAGATGATTCTTACATCAGAAGAAAGAAGGATGAAGAAGTTTCAAGGAGGGGAAAAGCTGATAAGGAAGATGCCTTGCATGGTTACAGGGGTAGGGAAGATTCCAgccgaagaaaaagagagagggatgaTGACATAGATTACAGGAGAAGAGAGGATGGTCCTCGATTGAGGGACAAGGCTCAGGATCATTATTCTTCCAAACACAAGGATGATAGTTTGCGTCATCGGGAGAGAGAGGACAGGCAGCAGGTTAAGCAACTTCATGAAAATGCACCAACACATCGGGAAAGAGACGAAGGGCGGCGAGTGGTAAGAAGTGGCCGAGCTATACAAGATAAGGGCTTGTGTAGGAATGGTAGAAATAAGGATGAATTGAAAACTCTTGGTTCTGATAAGGATTATCAGGACAAAGATAGAAAGCGGTATAACGAGCAGTCAAAGAGAGGAGACCGTGCTGGGGAGGAGAATGTTTCACATCACAAAGGACATGGTGATGTCCATGCATGTGAAAAACAACACAATAAAGATGAGAGGAACTCAAGGCATGAAAGGCTAAGCACTCATAACGAGCGTCCTTCAAGTGCTTCTGATAGCCAGCAGATGTACAGAGACAGACACAGGGAAAATACAAGAAAAGGTAAAGATGGTGAAGCTAACGAGCAAAATAATCAGTCGCTTGGCAGGAGAAAGCATGAAGATCACAATATCCACCAAAATGACAAG GTTAGCTTGAAAGGCACAAATGAGCAGGAAAGCAGTAACTTTTCTTCTGCAACACTCTCCAAAAAGGATCATCACCAAATTCATGAACAGTTAAAGGTTCACCAACTGCATGATTCTTTAACAAAACAAGGCGAAGAAGATCTTGCCTCAGATGATGAGAACCAGCAGGGTTCTAGACGGGGACGGTCCAAATTGGAGCGTTGGACTAGTCACAAAGAGAGAGATTATAGTGCTACTCAGAATGTGCAGACGCTTTCTTCCGTGAGTGTGAAGGAAGATGAAGTCATGAATGCTGATGTGATACAGGTGGATGAATTAACAAAAACTGAAGGTAATACTAATGCTGGTGAGTTAGAGCCCACGAGTGGTGATGTAGGACAAACTATGGATAAGATAGCAGAGGAACGTCATCTGGACACAATGGCTAAGCTAAAACGGCGAAGTGAACGCTTCAGACTTCCCATGCCAGGTGAGAAAGAGACAACACAGAGCAAAAAAGTGGAGAATGAAGTGCGGTTAACCCAGAATGAAGCTGTTGCTGATACAGAGGTCAAGCCAGAGAGACCAGCTCGGAAACGAAGGTGGACTGGTAGTTGA